A window of Mycolicibacterium holsaticum DSM 44478 = JCM 12374 genomic DNA:
ATTGATAAGGCGGGGCAACCAACCGGAAGGCTCGGCCGTCGGTTCCGACGACCTCGGGAAGATATTTGTTGTCGGCGACCTGCGGGCTGGCGCAAACCTCTTCGAACGTTGCGGCCGCCGACCACACACCGGAGAACCCGGCCAGCGCGCTGCGCCATTCCTCGAGCGTGCGGCCGCCGAAGGTGGCGTCCAGCTCGGCGACGCATTCGGCGCTGTTGACGTAGCGCGAGATGGCGTCGCGGAACCGCTCATCGTCGGCCAGGTCCTCGCGCCCGATCAGCGTGCAGAGTTCGGCCCAGAACCGGTCGGCCTGCAGGCACACCAGGTTCAGCCAACGGTCGTCGGAGGTGCGGTAGTAGTTGACGATCGGGTTGGGCGCCGCCTTGCGCTCCATGCGGGGGAGTTCACCGGAACCGGCCGCCGCCGCGGCGAGGTCGGGGCCCATCGTCCACATTCCGGTGTTCAGCAGGGAGACGTCGATCAGCGCACCCTCACCCGAACGTTCCCGCCGGAACAACGCCATCGCCACGGCGCCGGCGATGGCGCTGGAGCCCTGCAGGTCGAAGAAGGCGGCGGGCTGCGCGGCCGGCTCGGCGGCTCCCGGGGCGGTCAGCTTGTTCTGTACGCCCGCGGCCGACCACGCTGCGGCGGAATCGAATCCACCGGTGGAGGCGTTGGGGCCGGCGCTGCCCCAGCCCGAACCCCGTACGTAGATCAGCCGAGGATGGTCCGCGCGCAGGTCTTCGGGGTCGATGCCCAGTTTGGCGCGGACGTCCGGCAGATAGCTGGTGAGGAAGACGTCGGCGCCGTTGACGAGCCGGCGCAGCGCGTCCAGGCCCGCCGGGGTGGTCAGGTCGATGGTGATGCTGCGTTTACCACGGTTGGGCACCTGCAGGAAAGGGTTGGGCGCGATGTCGTCGGCGTTGAGCGCATTGCGCAGGGCGCGTTGCGGGTCCCCGGTCGGCGGCTCCACCTTGATGACGTCGGCACCGAGGTCGGCCATGATGGCGCCGGCGCCGGGCACGAAGGTCCATGCCGCCACCTCGACGACGCGAACACCTTCGAACGGTCCGGCCATGGGCGTCTCCTGTGGGTCGTCGAGTTCTAGTGCAGCGCCTGCAGTGCGTCACGCATGCGCGCGAAGTGCTTTGGTTCCCAGATGTCCTGGTCTTCTCCCCAGCCGATGCGCCCGTCGATGTCGAACCGCATCAATGCCGTGCTGCCACCGCCGTATTCGCTGATATGGCTGACAGAGAAGCCTTCGGCGACCAACTCCCTGCCCAGCACGTCGGTCAGCTGTAGCTGCATGTGCGAGCTCCATCCGGTGACCGGATCCCGATAGTTCTTCATCACGCTGGCCGACTTGTCCAGCGCGGCGAACTCCCCGTCACGCAGCAGCCAACCGTGGTTGAGCGGTGACCAGCCGTCGGCGTCACCGTCGGCGACCCGGACGAACCCCAGGAACCCGGTTTCCGGTCCGGCGTGGGCAAACACGTACTGGATGCGTCCACGTCCGCGTTCGCGTTCGATCTGGCGCCAGAGCGGGCCGCCGGGGTGACGGACCCTCGACGTGCTGTCCGCCGGGCGGCTGTCGCCGGGCTTATGCTCCGGCCTCGGCGCACCCCTTGGTGCCCAGGACCGGTCGCGCACCGAGTAGCAGTCGATCGGAATGCGTTCGCCGTCGAGCGTCAACAGTCCGGTCACCCGTCCGACCTGGTCGAAGTGGGTGTGGTTCATGAACGGCGGCTCACCGGGGGTGAATCGGCGGGGTTCGTGCAGCCCCTCGAAGTGCAGCTCGATGGCGAAGTCGGCTTCCGGATCGGCGAATTCGATTTGGTATTCGCGCATCGGGGTGAGCATCCGGACCGAGAACCCGCCGCCGGGGACGACGATATCGCGCAGATCCGGGTTCGGTTCCGTCATGGGTACGTCGGTCTCCATGCGGAAGTAACGCAACTCCTCGGGGCGGGCACCGCTGGGGTCCCACACGTACACCCGCCACGTCACCGTGCCGCGGGTGGTGTGGAAGGTGGCGTGCAGCCAGCAACCGATCTTGCGTTCGGGAACGTTGAAGGACCACCACGTGGTCTCGGCCCAGTACGGATCGCCCTCGGGTGCGGGATGAAAGTTGTCGTCCGCCGCGACGAATGGGGTATCGGCGGTGACCGGTCCGTTCGCAACATCCGACGTGAGCGCACGCGCCATGATTCGCATCCTAGACCAAAGGATACTTATTTAGTCGAATGCCGATGAAATCCCTTGCCACACCGGGGACGGCTGCCGTACGTTGGCCGCTAATAGTCGAACATTTCGAGTGATAAGCGAGAAGCGCCATGGCCGATGCGCAGCGGGTCGCCTTCATCACCGGGGCTGCCCGCGGTCAAGGCCGGGCGCACGCCGCGCGGCTGGCTGCCGACGGCGCCGACGTGATAGCCGTCGACATCTGCGCTGATATCGACACCATTCCGTACCCGATGGGGTCGCGCGAGGACCTCGAGCAGACGTGTCGTCTGGTGCAGGAACAGGGGCGGCGGGCCAGCTTGCAGGTCGCCGACGTCCGCGAGCTGGCCCAACTGCAACGGGCTTTCTCGGCGGGCACGGCCGCGCTCGGCGTGGACTGTGCCGACATCGTGATCGCCAACGCCGGAGGGTGTGCCTACCCCTCGGATGTCGATGAGGGCCTGGCCTTCCGGGACGCGGTCGACATCATGCTGGTCGGGGTGTGGAACACCGTGAAGGCGACGACGCAGGCACTCGTCGAGACCGGCCGTCCGGG
This region includes:
- a CDS encoding CaiB/BaiF CoA transferase family protein — its product is MAGPFEGVRVVEVAAWTFVPGAGAIMADLGADVIKVEPPTGDPQRALRNALNADDIAPNPFLQVPNRGKRSITIDLTTPAGLDALRRLVNGADVFLTSYLPDVRAKLGIDPEDLRADHPRLIYVRGSGWGSAGPNASTGGFDSAAAWSAAGVQNKLTAPGAAEPAAQPAAFFDLQGSSAIAGAVAMALFRRERSGEGALIDVSLLNTGMWTMGPDLAAAAAGSGELPRMERKAAPNPIVNYYRTSDDRWLNLVCLQADRFWAELCTLIGREDLADDERFRDAISRYVNSAECVAELDATFGGRTLEEWRSALAGFSGVWSAAATFEEVCASPQVADNKYLPEVVGTDGRAFRLVAPPYQFDGVPTTPVGPAPELGQHTEEILLDCGMDWDTIADLREQGALG
- a CDS encoding DUF7065 domain-containing protein gives rise to the protein MARALTSDVANGPVTADTPFVAADDNFHPAPEGDPYWAETTWWSFNVPERKIGCWLHATFHTTRGTVTWRVYVWDPSGARPEELRYFRMETDVPMTEPNPDLRDIVVPGGGFSVRMLTPMREYQIEFADPEADFAIELHFEGLHEPRRFTPGEPPFMNHTHFDQVGRVTGLLTLDGERIPIDCYSVRDRSWAPRGAPRPEHKPGDSRPADSTSRVRHPGGPLWRQIERERGRGRIQYVFAHAGPETGFLGFVRVADGDADGWSPLNHGWLLRDGEFAALDKSASVMKNYRDPVTGWSSHMQLQLTDVLGRELVAEGFSVSHISEYGGGSTALMRFDIDGRIGWGEDQDIWEPKHFARMRDALQALH
- a CDS encoding mycofactocin-coupled SDR family oxidoreductase, which codes for MADAQRVAFITGAARGQGRAHAARLAADGADVIAVDICADIDTIPYPMGSREDLEQTCRLVQEQGRRASLQVADVRELAQLQRAFSAGTAALGVDCADIVIANAGGCAYPSDVDEGLAFRDAVDIMLVGVWNTVKATTQALVETGRPGSVVLTSSTAAVKGFTGGWGGLDGYTAAKAGILGLMRLFANLLGPNDIRVNAILPTGVDSGMTRNQAFVDWIGKMAENPVGNLRNVLPGVDVLQPADVANAVAWLVSDQARYLTGVCLPVDAGFCNA